One Candidatus Peregrinibacteria bacterium DNA segment encodes these proteins:
- a CDS encoding IS481 family transposase — protein sequence MAYTQNPHLPRVRMEAAKLVLEKGWSTREVARHTGFNQSSIVRWVEKLRGNNYGHTIPTESSRPHSHPSELSAETVQKVIEYRLKYQRCAEVIHYFLERDGYEVSLSSVKRTLKRNEMTKYSKWKKWHQYEERPRPEKPGILVQIDTIVDGPYYDRLYVYTMLDVCSRWASAMPVMKIGTHASWEFIQHSQEDMPFELKMIQTDHGSEFSKWLTKTLVANEIQHRHSRVRTPTDNAYVERFNRTIQEECLSRVPKTLEAYKKAIPDFLHYYNFERPHMGLHMLTPNEVMQSY from the coding sequence ATGGCATACACACAAAATCCCCATCTGCCTCGGGTGCGAATGGAGGCAGCAAAGTTAGTTCTGGAAAAAGGCTGGAGCACACGCGAAGTGGCCAGACACACAGGTTTTAACCAAAGCAGCATTGTGCGGTGGGTGGAAAAGCTCAGAGGCAATAACTATGGCCACACCATTCCCACAGAAAGCTCACGTCCCCATTCGCACCCCAGTGAGCTTTCTGCAGAGACAGTGCAGAAAGTCATAGAGTACAGACTCAAGTACCAGCGGTGTGCAGAAGTGATTCACTATTTTCTGGAAAGAGATGGCTACGAAGTGAGTCTTTCCAGTGTGAAGAGAACACTCAAAAGGAACGAGATGACCAAATACAGCAAGTGGAAGAAGTGGCACCAGTATGAGGAAAGACCGCGGCCTGAAAAACCAGGCATATTGGTGCAAATAGACACGATTGTGGATGGGCCTTATTATGACAGACTTTATGTATACACTATGCTGGACGTGTGCAGTAGATGGGCCTCTGCTATGCCGGTGATGAAGATTGGAACCCACGCAAGTTGGGAGTTTATTCAGCACTCACAAGAAGACATGCCCTTTGAACTTAAAATGATCCAGACAGACCATGGAAGTGAGTTTTCCAAGTGGCTCACTAAAACGCTTGTAGCTAATGAAATTCAGCACAGACATTCAAGAGTACGAACACCCACAGACAATGCCTATGTGGAGAGATTCAACAGAACCATCCAGGAGGAATGCCTCTCCCGAGTCCCAAAGACTTTAGAGGCTTACAAAAAAGCAATCCCTGACTTCCTTCACTATTACAATTTTGAACGTCCTCACATGGGTCTTCACATGCTAACTCCTAACGAAGTGATGCAAAGCTATTGA